A part of Heliangelus exortis chromosome 3, bHelExo1.hap1, whole genome shotgun sequence genomic DNA contains:
- the LOC139795500 gene encoding left-right determination factor 2-like isoform X1 produces MDTSFTRMLCVLCMAVMIQAFSQEGFKEMLLKQLGLSEVPKFHKRDLMDLVIPDHVKNKYFSMLKHQRVKRRALPSLAGILRGIPGNAGMAGEVLYSDTTTRQNLIFDMDGRIPKNSEVTMAELKLFKKPVDRANLPAKQSHRPVSNARVSVYWVHQQQNGTNRTSLIDSRLVPIHESGWKNFDVTQAVHYWLQNKRQEPMFLEVWIEGERIGSHASEMAKTVHFISQDPKDKALGKPELVLYTLNLEDYGGPGDCTEDTVTGKSTCCRQKHYINFRELAWMQYWIIEPAGYQAYQCSGGCLHPPGPLQPFSYGEHTCSVAETSPLPIMYLVKRGNYTEIEAAEFPNMVVEKCSCIMDGMALM; encoded by the exons ATGGACACAAGCTTCACCCGGATGCTCTGTGTCCTCTGCATGGCTGTCATGATCCAAGCATTTAGCCAGGAAGGGTTCAAGGAGATGTTGCTGAAGCAGCTGGGGCTCTCTGAGGTCCCTAAATTCCATAAGAGAGACTTGATGGATTTGGTTATCCCAGACCATGTAAAGAACAAATACTTCTCCATGCTGAAGCACCAGAGGGTGAAGCGCCGAGCTTTGCCGAGCCTGGCTGGCATCCTCAGGGGGATCCCTGGCAATGCAG GCATGGCAGGAGAAGTCCTCTACTCTGACACCACCACACGCCAGAACCTGATCTTTGATATGGACGGCAGAATACCTAAAAACAGCGAAGTGACAATGGCTGAACTGAAACTTTTCAAAAAACCTGTGGACAGAGCAAACCTGCCTGCCAAGCAGTCTCACAGGCCTGTTTCCAATGCCAGAGTCAGTGTGTACTGGGTCCACCAGCAACAGAATGGTACCAACAGGACCTCCCTGATAGACTCCAG GCTGGTTCCTATACATGAGTCAGGCTGGAAGAACTTTGATGTGACACAGGCTGTGCATTACTGGCTGCAAAACAAGAGGCAGGAGCCAATGTTCCTGGAGGTCTGGATTGAAGGAGAAAGGATAGGCAGCCATGCCTCAGAAATGGCTAAAACTGTGCATTTCATCTCTCAGGACCCAAAGGATAAAGCCCTAGGCAAACCTGAACTTGTACTTTACACCCTAAACTTGGAAGACTATGG GGGTCCTGGGGACTGCACAGAAGACACGGTGACAGGCAAGTCCACTTGCTGCCGACAGAAACACTACATCAACTTCCGTGAGCTTGCCTGGATGCAGTACTGGATCATTGAGCCAGCAGGGTACCAGGCTTACCAATGCTCAGGGGGCTGCCTGCATCCCCCCGGCCCCCTGCAGCCCTTTAGCTATGGGGAGCACACCTGCAGTGTGGCAGAGACCTCCCCACTCCCCATCATGTACCTGGTCAAGAGGGGTAACTACACTGAGATAGAGGCAGCTGAGTTTCCCAACATGGTTGTTGAGAAGTGCAGCTGCATCATGGATGGCATGGCACTCATGTGA
- the LOC139795500 gene encoding left-right determination factor 2-like isoform X2 encodes MDTSFTRMLCVLCMAVMIQAFSQEGFKEMLLKQLGLSEVPKFHKRDLMDLVIPDHVKNKYFSMLKHQRVKRRALPSLAGILRGIPGNAEVLYSDTTTRQNLIFDMDGRIPKNSEVTMAELKLFKKPVDRANLPAKQSHRPVSNARVSVYWVHQQQNGTNRTSLIDSRLVPIHESGWKNFDVTQAVHYWLQNKRQEPMFLEVWIEGERIGSHASEMAKTVHFISQDPKDKALGKPELVLYTLNLEDYGGPGDCTEDTVTGKSTCCRQKHYINFRELAWMQYWIIEPAGYQAYQCSGGCLHPPGPLQPFSYGEHTCSVAETSPLPIMYLVKRGNYTEIEAAEFPNMVVEKCSCIMDGMALM; translated from the exons ATGGACACAAGCTTCACCCGGATGCTCTGTGTCCTCTGCATGGCTGTCATGATCCAAGCATTTAGCCAGGAAGGGTTCAAGGAGATGTTGCTGAAGCAGCTGGGGCTCTCTGAGGTCCCTAAATTCCATAAGAGAGACTTGATGGATTTGGTTATCCCAGACCATGTAAAGAACAAATACTTCTCCATGCTGAAGCACCAGAGGGTGAAGCGCCGAGCTTTGCCGAGCCTGGCTGGCATCCTCAGGGGGATCCCTGGCAATGCAG AAGTCCTCTACTCTGACACCACCACACGCCAGAACCTGATCTTTGATATGGACGGCAGAATACCTAAAAACAGCGAAGTGACAATGGCTGAACTGAAACTTTTCAAAAAACCTGTGGACAGAGCAAACCTGCCTGCCAAGCAGTCTCACAGGCCTGTTTCCAATGCCAGAGTCAGTGTGTACTGGGTCCACCAGCAACAGAATGGTACCAACAGGACCTCCCTGATAGACTCCAG GCTGGTTCCTATACATGAGTCAGGCTGGAAGAACTTTGATGTGACACAGGCTGTGCATTACTGGCTGCAAAACAAGAGGCAGGAGCCAATGTTCCTGGAGGTCTGGATTGAAGGAGAAAGGATAGGCAGCCATGCCTCAGAAATGGCTAAAACTGTGCATTTCATCTCTCAGGACCCAAAGGATAAAGCCCTAGGCAAACCTGAACTTGTACTTTACACCCTAAACTTGGAAGACTATGG GGGTCCTGGGGACTGCACAGAAGACACGGTGACAGGCAAGTCCACTTGCTGCCGACAGAAACACTACATCAACTTCCGTGAGCTTGCCTGGATGCAGTACTGGATCATTGAGCCAGCAGGGTACCAGGCTTACCAATGCTCAGGGGGCTGCCTGCATCCCCCCGGCCCCCTGCAGCCCTTTAGCTATGGGGAGCACACCTGCAGTGTGGCAGAGACCTCCCCACTCCCCATCATGTACCTGGTCAAGAGGGGTAACTACACTGAGATAGAGGCAGCTGAGTTTCCCAACATGGTTGTTGAGAAGTGCAGCTGCATCATGGATGGCATGGCACTCATGTGA